A window of the Lolium perenne isolate Kyuss_39 chromosome 7, Kyuss_2.0, whole genome shotgun sequence genome harbors these coding sequences:
- the LOC127314390 gene encoding protein ABERRANT PANICLE ORGANIZATION 1: protein MMNPHHQPLPSGHPHPSAAATAPVEMDPRVWRRLPQPLLDRVLACLPTPSFLRARAACRRFYHLIYSSPFLHSHLLLSPHLPFFAFVIPSADHLLLLDPNGHWFLLPLPIPVPAAAGGGFSAAAASAGLLAFLSGASGHKTLLLANPITRLLAAVPLGPTQRLSPTVGLAAGPTSIIAVVAGDDLVSPFAVKNISADTFVADAASVPSSGFWAPSSLLPRLSSLDPRAGMAFASGRFYCMSSSPFAVLVFDVAANVWSKVQPPMRRFLRSPALVELGGGREGSGSPRVGLVASVEKSRLSVPRSVRVWTLRGGSGQGSGGAWSEVARMPQDVHAQFAAAEGGRGFECAAHGDFVVLAARCAPGAGPVPASVLVFDSRRDEWRWAPPCPYVGVGGVGGPGFRVLAYEPRLATPAIGLLDATTPVALHGMHG, encoded by the exons ATGATGAACCCACACCACCAGCCGCTGCCGTCCGGCCACCCCCACCCAtccgcggcggcgacggcgccagTGGAGATGGACCCGCGCGTGTGGCGCCGGCTTCCGCAGCCTCTGCTGGACCGCGTTCTGGCGTGTCTGCCGACGCCGTCCTTCCTCCGCGCCCGCGCCGCCTGCCGCCGCTTCTACCACCTCATCTACTCTTCTCCGTTCCTCCACTCCCACCTCCTCCTCTCCCCGCACCTCCCCTTCTTCGCCTTCGTCATACCCTCCGCCGACCACCTCCTCCTTCTAGACCCCAACGGCCATTGGTTCCTCCTCCCTCTCCCCATTCCGGTGCCGGCCGCTGCTGGCGGCGGATTCTCGGCTGCGGCCGCGTCTGCGGGCCTGCTCGCGTTCCTCTCCGGCGCGTCGGGGCACAAGACGCTGCTCCTCGCCAACCCCATCACGCGCCTCCTCGCCGCGGTGCCGCTCGGCCCCACGCAGCGCCTCTCCCCCACCGTCGGCCTCGCCGCCGGACCGACGTCCatcatcgccgtcgtcgccggcgacgacctcGTGTCGCCATTCGCCGTCAAGAACATCTCCGCCGACACCTTTGTCGCGGACGCGGCCTCCGTCCCGTCCTCCGGTTTCTGGGCCCCTAGCTCGCTCCTCCCCCGCCTCTCCTCCCTCGATCCTCGTGCCGGAATGGCCTTCGCCTCAGGAAG GTTCTACTGCATGAGCTCGTCGCCGTTCGCTGTTCTGGTGTTCGACGTGGCGGCGAACGTGTGGAGCAAGGTGCAGCCACCGATGAGGCGGTTCCTGCGCTCGCCGGCCCTGGTGGAGCTCGGCGGCGGCAGGGAGGGATCGGGTTCACCCAGGGTAGGCCTCGTCGCGTCCGTTGAGAAGAGCCGCCTCAGCGTGCCGAGGAGCGTGCGCGTGTGGACGCTGCGCGGCGGCAGCGGGCAGGGAAGCGGCGGCGCATGGAGCGAGGTGGCGCGGATGCCGCAGGACGTGCACGCGCAGTTCGCAGCGGCCGAGGGCGGGCGCGGATTCGAGTGCGCCGCTCACGGCGACTTCGTCGTGCTCGCCGCCCGGTGCGCGCCTGGGGCGGGACCAGTGCCGGCGAGTGTGCTCGTGTTCGACTCGCGCCGCGACGAGTGGAGGTGGGCGCCGCCCTGCCCGTACGTCGGCGTGGGCGGCGTGGGCGGCCCGGGGTTCCGGGTGCTCGCCTACGAGCCCCGCCTCGCGACGCCGGCCATCGGCCTCCTGGACGCCACGACACCGGTTGCTTTGCATGGCATGCATGGTTAG
- the LOC127315074 gene encoding uncharacterized protein, with the protein MHAKHYFGSCRPESRPIEPMMIKNVILLALVLSIRHDYWADGASGTRELYPNLVSSPQLAPYEDVIGGGASDPAHDVTRPPYCAHPPPANPASPAAPSIPPPAGVLPPSTAPAGSPPANAPTSPVAAPPAGAPTTGSPTTGTAPPDAHAGLWCVANPTVESVDVQAAMDYACGSGADCGMAAPGGPCYLPDTLMAHASFAFNSYWQRAKAAGGTCDFAGSAMLITKDPSYNECRYVYM; encoded by the exons ATGCATGCTAAGCATTACTTTGGCTCATGCCGTCCAGAGTCCAGACCCATTGAGCCAATGATGATCAAGAACGTGATCCTCCTAGCTCTCGTCTTGTCCATACGACATG ATTATTGGGCAGATGGCGCCTCAGGAACAAGAGAATTGTACCCAAACCTTGTGAGCTCGCCGCAATTGGCCCCGTACGAAGACGTGATCGGAGGCGGGGCTTCAGATCCGGCACACGACGTTACGCGGCCGCCGTACTGCGCGCACCCTCCCCCCGCGAATCCAGCCTCACCGGCGGCGCCGTCGATCCCCCCTCCAGCCGGTGTGCTGCCACCGTCCACGGCACCGGCCGGCAGCCCCCCAGCCAACGCGCCGACGAGCCCCGTCGCGGCCCCTCCGGCTGGTGCTCCTACGACGGGAAGCCCTACAACCGGTACAGCGCCGCCGGATGCGCACGCGGGGCTCTGGTGCGTGGCGAACCCGACGGTCGAGAGCGTGGACGTGCAGGCGGCCATGGACTACGCGTGCGGGTCGGGCGCCGACTGCGGCATGGCTGCGCCCGGCGGGCCGTGCTACCTGCCGGACACACTGATGGCGCACGCCTCCTTCGCCTTCAACAGCTACTGGCAGCGCGCCAAGGCCGCCGGTGGCACCTGCGACTTCGCCGGCTCCGCCATGCTCATCACCAAAGACCCCA GTTACAACGAGTGCCGGTATGTTTACATGTGA